A region of uncultured Anaeromusa sp. DNA encodes the following proteins:
- a CDS encoding N-acetylmuramoyl-L-alanine amidase, protein MRRIVRFLSFFALLLCFSAASMAEAASQATQVQGVKSHVHTDAVTGAAKLRLVLDLNGPLTVPEAVVSATPLPNLTLSLPGVKLGSGVKASYQLDGKIANTAVFKRSGSDLALIVNLPGVVQAGDYKVFTLPSDDKAGRPFRVVLDIQLSSAPLTKLKFSAGLKGKVVTIDPGHGGSDSGALGPSGLKEKDVTLAIAMRTKALLEKSGARVIMTRMTDKDVFGPNASNVEELSARTAVANNAKADAFVSIHNDSFSSAAASGTSSFYYEKTKYDGMLADCLQEQLLNAGGRNDRGSNTANFYVIKRTVMPATLVELAFISNPEEERLLASPTFQQKMANAIVMGLDSFFRKAAASGGVQ, encoded by the coding sequence TTGCGACGCATAGTTCGTTTTTTAAGCTTCTTTGCGCTGCTGTTATGCTTTAGCGCTGCATCTATGGCCGAAGCGGCCTCGCAGGCGACGCAGGTACAGGGTGTGAAATCTCATGTGCATACCGATGCCGTGACAGGCGCCGCCAAGCTACGGCTTGTTTTGGATTTGAACGGGCCCTTGACAGTGCCGGAAGCGGTGGTGTCGGCTACGCCATTGCCTAATTTGACATTGTCCTTGCCAGGCGTGAAGCTGGGCAGTGGAGTTAAGGCCTCCTATCAACTGGACGGCAAAATAGCCAACACGGCGGTTTTTAAGCGCAGTGGCTCGGATCTTGCTTTAATTGTGAATTTGCCGGGCGTGGTGCAGGCGGGAGATTACAAGGTGTTCACCTTGCCTTCGGATGATAAGGCTGGACGTCCTTTTCGCGTCGTGCTGGATATCCAGTTGTCATCGGCGCCTTTGACCAAGTTGAAATTTTCCGCTGGGTTAAAGGGGAAAGTAGTGACGATTGATCCGGGACATGGCGGCAGTGACTCTGGCGCTCTTGGGCCGAGCGGCCTCAAAGAGAAGGATGTTACCTTGGCGATAGCCATGCGTACGAAAGCGCTTTTGGAAAAGTCCGGCGCTCGTGTAATTATGACGCGCATGACTGACAAGGATGTTTTTGGGCCTAATGCGAGCAATGTAGAGGAGTTAAGTGCGAGGACGGCCGTAGCGAACAATGCCAAAGCTGATGCGTTCGTTAGCATTCATAACGACTCTTTTAGCAGCGCAGCGGCTAGCGGTACCAGCAGCTTCTACTATGAGAAGACGAAATACGACGGCATGTTAGCAGATTGTCTGCAAGAGCAATTGCTTAATGCCGGGGGGCGGAATGATCGCGGGTCTAATACGGCAAATTTTTACGTAATCAAGAGGACGGTTATGCCGGCGACCCTGGTAGAACTGGCCTTTATCTCCAACCCGGAAGAAGAGCGATTGCTGGCCTCGCCGACGTTTCAACAAAAGATGGCCAACGCCATTGTGATGGGCTTGGATAGCTTTTTCCGCAAGGCGGCAGCGTCAGGGGGTGTCCAGTGA
- a CDS encoding type II toxin-antitoxin system PemK/MazF family toxin, translated as MAIRRGDVFYANLSPVVGSEQGGHRPVLVVQNDVGNRYSPTVIIAAITSQISKAKLPTHVEVAAQRFQLEKDSVILLEQIRTIDKRRLQEKVTHLDADMMRKVDEALKISLGLIPV; from the coding sequence ATGGCGATACGGCGAGGGGATGTTTTCTATGCAAACCTGAGCCCTGTTGTCGGCTCCGAGCAAGGTGGACACCGGCCAGTGTTGGTTGTGCAGAATGATGTCGGCAATCGCTACAGCCCTACTGTGATCATTGCGGCGATTACTTCGCAAATTTCTAAAGCTAAGCTGCCTACGCATGTAGAAGTGGCGGCACAGCGCTTTCAACTCGAAAAAGATTCAGTTATCTTGTTGGAACAAATCCGGACCATTGATAAGCGAAGGCTGCAGGAAAAAGTGACGCACCTGGATGCCGATATGATGCGTAAGGTAGATGAAGCACTCAAGATCAGTCTGGGGCTGATACCCGTCTGA
- a CDS encoding CopG family transcriptional regulator: MSELRQIVVTLPSSLVQEVGGVAREKQCSMSQCFEDAVEIYLQDRKREQMRRGYEEMAAINLGLAEEAPVVDVECFSLSMMWMEGKS; encoded by the coding sequence ATGTCTGAGTTGCGTCAAATCGTTGTCACCCTTCCCAGCTCCTTGGTGCAAGAGGTGGGCGGTGTGGCAAGGGAGAAACAGTGCTCAATGAGCCAGTGCTTTGAAGATGCCGTGGAAATCTATCTGCAGGATCGCAAGCGGGAACAGATGCGGCGCGGCTATGAGGAAATGGCTGCTATTAATCTGGGACTGGCGGAAGAGGCTCCTGTAGTCGATGTGGAATGCTTTTCGTTGTCCATGATGTGGATGGAAGGTAAAAGCTGA
- a CDS encoding NAD(P)H-hydrate dehydratase codes for MQVATAAQMRACDQITIEKYGFPGQMLMEHAGAAVTRHMEQALSGLAGKKLLFFCGKGNNGGDGFVAARHALCQNAKVKVFLAASEEAIAGDARFHLDLLRRYGGEVITLREERDWEKARLSILFADALVDALVGTGFHGALGEELARAARLMNQSGLPIWAVDLPSGVEADTGQASPDAVQAVYTVTFALPKPALLFYPGAGYAGSWLAADIGMPSEVLNGVGIQQQLTTAAFVRHLLPTRLEDAHKGTSGRVLLAAGSLSFCGAACLAAEGAVRAGAGLVTLATPASLQPTAALKLTEVMTRPLPEDVDGGWHSEAAERLLEWAAAMDVLAIGPGIGREESTLACVRQVTQMTEMPLVLDADALYAFCGQTEVLAKRKEPAVLTPHPGELAALLDCSAAEVNADRLGIARLAAESWQSVVVLKGAGTVIAAPGGEAWINPTGNEGMATGGCGDVLTGVIAALLGQGMAPDAAAVAGVYLHGLAGDIVAETGKIGMAAGDIVAALATARHVLTEKTV; via the coding sequence ATGCAAGTAGCAACAGCAGCGCAGATGCGGGCCTGCGATCAGATCACCATTGAAAAATATGGTTTTCCTGGTCAGATGTTGATGGAACATGCCGGCGCGGCGGTGACACGTCATATGGAACAGGCGCTTAGCGGGTTGGCAGGAAAAAAGTTACTTTTTTTTTGCGGTAAGGGAAATAATGGTGGTGACGGTTTTGTGGCTGCGCGCCATGCCTTGTGTCAAAATGCGAAGGTGAAGGTTTTTCTGGCGGCTTCCGAAGAGGCGATTGCCGGCGATGCACGTTTTCATCTGGACCTTTTGCGGCGTTATGGCGGAGAAGTTATTACGTTGCGCGAGGAACGGGATTGGGAAAAGGCGCGGTTGAGCATTCTTTTTGCGGATGCCCTTGTGGACGCGCTTGTAGGCACTGGGTTTCATGGGGCGTTGGGAGAAGAACTGGCTAGAGCGGCCCGGCTGATGAATCAGAGCGGGTTACCGATTTGGGCGGTGGATTTGCCTAGCGGTGTGGAGGCGGATACAGGTCAAGCATCTCCAGACGCGGTACAGGCGGTCTATACGGTTACCTTTGCCTTGCCAAAGCCAGCTTTGCTTTTTTATCCTGGTGCTGGCTATGCAGGAAGCTGGCTGGCGGCAGATATAGGCATGCCGTCGGAGGTGCTGAACGGAGTGGGTATTCAGCAGCAATTGACTACGGCTGCATTCGTGCGCCACTTGCTGCCGACGCGCCTAGAAGATGCCCATAAAGGAACAAGCGGCAGGGTATTGCTGGCGGCAGGAAGCTTGTCTTTTTGCGGTGCCGCCTGCTTAGCGGCGGAAGGGGCCGTGCGTGCTGGTGCCGGCTTGGTTACATTGGCGACGCCTGCATCTTTGCAACCTACGGCGGCCTTGAAGCTTACAGAGGTAATGACAAGACCGTTGCCGGAAGATGTAGATGGGGGCTGGCATAGTGAAGCGGCGGAACGTCTGTTGGAGTGGGCGGCTGCGATGGATGTTTTGGCCATAGGCCCTGGCATAGGCAGAGAAGAAAGTACCTTGGCTTGCGTGCGACAGGTGACGCAAATGACGGAGATGCCGCTGGTCTTGGATGCCGACGCGCTGTATGCTTTTTGTGGTCAGACCGAGGTCTTGGCGAAGCGTAAAGAACCAGCTGTTTTAACGCCTCATCCGGGAGAGTTGGCGGCTTTATTGGACTGCAGTGCCGCAGAAGTCAATGCGGACCGTTTGGGCATCGCCAGATTAGCGGCGGAATCCTGGCAGTCGGTGGTAGTGCTTAAAGGAGCGGGAACTGTCATTGCCGCTCCCGGAGGGGAAGCCTGGATTAATCCTACGGGCAATGAGGGTATGGCGACCGGCGGTTGCGGTGATGTGCTGACAGGCGTAATTGCGGCGCTTTTAGGACAGGGTATGGCGCCGGATGCAGCGGCTGTGGCTGGCGTTTACTTGCACGGCTTGGCAGGTGATATTGTGGCGGAAACCGGTAAAATTGGTATGGCTGCAGGGGATATTGTAGCTGCTTTGGCAACTGCACGGCATGTATTGACGGAGAAAACGGTTTGA
- the acpS gene encoding holo-ACP synthase, with amino-acid sequence MSIIGIGLDLVEVDRVAKAIERPRFVERVYTPGEIAACEGRGAGRAASYAARFAAKEAFLKALGTGLRGGTLQEIEVSNDLLGKPKLIVHGFFGELAAKHGVVDIHLSLTHTKMYAAAQCLLWGREESEHASSNSSADAGLRSDHH; translated from the coding sequence ATGAGCATTATTGGTATCGGGTTGGATTTGGTGGAAGTGGACAGGGTGGCCAAAGCCATTGAACGGCCCCGCTTTGTGGAACGGGTGTATACGCCGGGGGAAATTGCCGCCTGTGAGGGGCGCGGCGCTGGACGTGCTGCTTCCTATGCGGCTCGCTTTGCCGCTAAAGAAGCCTTCCTCAAGGCTTTGGGCACAGGCCTGCGCGGCGGCACGCTGCAGGAAATAGAGGTATCGAATGATCTGCTGGGCAAGCCTAAACTGATAGTGCACGGCTTTTTTGGAGAATTGGCAGCCAAGCATGGAGTTGTCGATATTCATTTGTCTTTGACGCATACCAAAATGTATGCGGCTGCACAATGTCTTTTATGGGGAAGAGAGGAATCAGAGCATGCAAGTAGCAACAGCAGCGCAGATGCGGGCCTGCGATCAGATCACCATTGA
- a CDS encoding flagellar motor protein MotB: MAKKKHHEEHHEEHTDESWLVPYADILTLLLALFIVLFAAAQVDQKKFEQIAASLNVAFSGQAMLDSAPGQPSVTQGQPPTPQGMNASGMNEAKEQAFLKESMDLMEAQKKLEQYIKNNNLAGDLQTVMTEDGLMIRIRDSALFPSGSATLLPQSQRFANEIAKMLAVLNQRITVSGHTDNVPINTREFPSNWELSSQRSVNFMRHLIAEGSVKPERFSAIGYGEYRPIMTNETPEGRSKNRRVEVLIMRSTRL; this comes from the coding sequence ATGGCCAAAAAGAAGCATCACGAAGAACACCATGAGGAACATACTGATGAATCCTGGCTGGTTCCGTATGCCGATATTTTGACATTGCTATTGGCATTGTTCATTGTACTATTTGCAGCAGCTCAGGTGGATCAGAAAAAATTTGAGCAAATTGCAGCTTCACTCAATGTAGCCTTTAGTGGTCAGGCCATGCTGGACAGTGCGCCTGGGCAGCCATCTGTGACGCAGGGGCAGCCGCCAACGCCTCAAGGTATGAATGCATCCGGTATGAATGAAGCCAAGGAGCAGGCGTTTTTGAAAGAATCCATGGATTTGATGGAAGCGCAGAAGAAGCTGGAACAGTACATTAAGAACAACAATCTTGCTGGAGACTTGCAGACGGTGATGACTGAAGACGGTTTGATGATTCGAATTCGGGACAGTGCTCTTTTTCCGTCGGGAAGTGCGACGTTATTACCGCAGTCACAGCGTTTTGCCAATGAGATTGCTAAAATGCTGGCCGTGTTAAATCAACGGATCACGGTATCTGGCCATACGGACAATGTACCGATTAACACGCGGGAATTTCCTTCTAACTGGGAATTAAGTTCTCAACGGTCTGTTAATTTTATGCGCCATTTGATTGCTGAAGGTTCGGTGAAGCCGGAACGCTTCAGTGCAATCGGTTATGGAGAGTACCGGCCGATTATGACGAATGAAACGCCGGAGGGACGTTCAAAAAATCGCCGTGTTGAAGTACTGATTATGCGTTCGACGCGGTTGTAG
- the motA gene encoding flagellar motor stator protein MotA, whose translation MEQSTIIGVVLGLVAVLGGMVIKGASLASLANPAAFMIIILGTIACLFNAFTMEQLKQMPTLFKQLTRLPDLVAKQQLVPLFVELSQTARREGILALESRVDEITDQFLRSGLSMVIDGLDPDFVADVLDAEIRSMEERHRNGALMFSQAGTYAPTLGVLGAVVGLIAALGNLSDMEKLGPAIAAAFVATLLGIFTGYVLWHPFANKLKIMSKKEAEIRKMMVEGILSLQAGDSPTAIEAKLMVFIPANERAGLKPKKEE comes from the coding sequence TTGGAGCAGTCAACAATTATTGGGGTAGTGTTAGGTCTTGTCGCTGTTTTGGGCGGTATGGTCATAAAAGGGGCAAGCTTAGCATCGCTGGCGAATCCGGCAGCATTTATGATCATCATTTTGGGCACGATCGCATGTCTGTTTAACGCATTCACAATGGAACAACTTAAACAAATGCCAACTTTGTTTAAACAATTGACGCGGTTGCCGGATTTGGTGGCTAAGCAGCAATTAGTGCCATTGTTTGTGGAGTTGTCTCAAACAGCGCGGCGCGAAGGGATTTTGGCCTTGGAAAGCCGGGTAGATGAAATAACAGACCAGTTTTTGCGCAGCGGTCTGAGTATGGTTATTGATGGTTTGGATCCGGATTTCGTGGCAGACGTATTGGATGCGGAAATTCGCAGCATGGAAGAACGGCATCGCAATGGAGCGTTGATGTTTTCGCAAGCCGGTACATATGCTCCGACACTAGGCGTTTTGGGAGCCGTGGTAGGCTTGATTGCTGCATTGGGCAATCTTTCGGACATGGAAAAACTGGGGCCGGCCATTGCAGCGGCATTTGTTGCGACTTTGTTAGGTATTTTTACAGGTTATGTGTTGTGGCATCCTTTTGCCAACAAATTAAAGATTATGTCCAAAAAAGAGGCGGAAATTCGCAAAATGATGGTTGAAGGCATTTTGTCTTTGCAGGCGGGCGATTCGCCTACGGCGATTGAGGCTAAACTGATGGTCTTTATCCCAGCCAACGAGCGGGCTGGATTGAAGCCTAAGAAAGAGGAGTAG
- a CDS encoding FAD-dependent oxidoreductase, which yields MQRIVVIGGVAAGLKAAAKARRRDAEAQITVLERGELVSYGACGLPYFIGGEVEQIRQLMSSPSGTLRTPEFFKKAKNLEVLTRTEAVGIDRGTKIVNTVNLETGAKQEFVYDKLVLATGSSPLKPAWPGVEKENIFHVWRPQDATAIRRGLEEQKYEKAVVIGAGLIGLEMAEALRMWDVDVTVVEMKNQLFPTLLDEDMAQELEVSLAAKGLQFLKEETVEAFGGDEQVREVKTDKRTLPVDLVILALGARPNVELARQAGVKLGVSGAIAVNEYLQTSDEAIFAGGDCAENTHMVSGEKVFLPMGSTANKHGRVIGENLCGAGVKFAGVLGTAVVKLFELQVGRTGLNERQGEAAGFTCVSVTVAGYDRPHYMKTARKVMLKLTADAASRKLLGMQAWGEGDVVKRVDVAAMALSLGVIVDKLFDADVSYAPPFNSPIDILAVAANKLTAKLGQR from the coding sequence ATGCAGCGAATCGTAGTGATAGGCGGCGTGGCCGCCGGACTGAAAGCTGCCGCTAAGGCGCGCCGGCGGGACGCCGAAGCCCAAATCACTGTATTGGAGCGAGGTGAGCTTGTTTCCTATGGTGCATGTGGGTTGCCGTATTTTATCGGCGGTGAAGTAGAACAGATTCGTCAACTGATGAGTTCTCCTTCTGGCACGCTGCGTACGCCGGAGTTTTTCAAAAAGGCTAAAAATCTTGAGGTTTTGACACGGACGGAAGCGGTGGGGATCGATCGCGGGACAAAGATCGTGAATACTGTGAATTTGGAAACCGGCGCAAAACAAGAATTTGTTTACGATAAACTGGTCTTGGCTACAGGCTCCTCGCCGTTGAAACCGGCCTGGCCAGGCGTAGAAAAAGAAAACATTTTTCATGTATGGCGTCCTCAGGATGCCACCGCTATCCGTCGTGGCCTGGAAGAACAAAAATATGAAAAAGCGGTTGTTATTGGCGCCGGGTTGATTGGGCTGGAAATGGCAGAAGCGCTGCGCATGTGGGATGTAGATGTAACGGTGGTAGAAATGAAGAATCAGCTCTTCCCAACTCTTTTGGACGAAGATATGGCGCAGGAGCTGGAAGTGAGTTTGGCGGCTAAAGGCTTGCAATTTTTGAAGGAAGAGACGGTGGAAGCCTTTGGCGGCGATGAGCAAGTGCGTGAAGTAAAAACAGACAAAAGGACTTTGCCTGTAGATTTGGTGATTTTAGCATTGGGTGCAAGGCCTAATGTAGAGTTGGCGCGCCAAGCGGGGGTGAAGCTTGGTGTGAGCGGTGCTATTGCCGTCAATGAGTATTTGCAGACTTCAGACGAAGCTATTTTTGCAGGTGGTGACTGTGCAGAAAATACACATATGGTTAGCGGCGAGAAAGTGTTTCTACCTATGGGCTCAACGGCTAATAAGCATGGTCGTGTTATCGGTGAAAACCTTTGCGGCGCTGGTGTGAAATTTGCGGGGGTGCTGGGGACGGCAGTGGTCAAGCTATTTGAACTGCAGGTGGGTCGGACCGGGCTGAATGAACGCCAAGGCGAGGCTGCTGGGTTTACGTGCGTTAGTGTGACCGTTGCCGGCTATGATCGGCCACACTATATGAAGACGGCCCGTAAGGTAATGTTGAAACTCACGGCGGATGCAGCGTCGCGGAAGCTCTTGGGAATGCAAGCGTGGGGAGAAGGCGATGTTGTGAAACGCGTAGATGTGGCGGCTATGGCTCTTAGCTTGGGAGTGATTGTTGACAAGCTGTTTGATGCCGATGTATCTTATGCGCCGCCGTTCAACAGTCCCATTGATATACTTGCTGTTGCTGCTAATAAATTGACGGCTAAGTTAGGACAACGCTAA
- a CDS encoding ferritin, translating to MISAKLQNAINKQIQVEMNSANIYLAMSLYSETQSLGGFAAWLRIQYQEEMEHAFKFMSYLLERGGTPELSQVDAPTASFGTPLQMFEEVLKHEQYVTKCINGLYDLAVKEKDVAAQIFLQWYITEQVEEEASATAVVDKLRLIGDKSVGAIFYVDKEMGKRARG from the coding sequence ATGATTTCGGCGAAATTACAAAATGCGATTAATAAGCAAATTCAGGTGGAAATGAATTCCGCTAATATTTATTTGGCGATGTCGTTATATAGCGAAACGCAAAGCTTGGGCGGTTTTGCCGCGTGGCTGCGCATTCAATATCAAGAAGAAATGGAACATGCTTTTAAGTTCATGAGCTATCTTTTGGAGCGCGGCGGTACGCCGGAGCTTTCCCAGGTTGATGCACCAACGGCTAGCTTTGGAACGCCTTTGCAGATGTTTGAGGAAGTGCTTAAGCATGAGCAGTATGTAACAAAATGCATTAACGGCTTATATGATCTGGCAGTAAAAGAAAAAGACGTAGCAGCGCAGATTTTCCTGCAGTGGTACATCACAGAGCAAGTGGAAGAAGAAGCCAGCGCTACGGCGGTAGTTGACAAGCTGCGCCTGATTGGTGATAAGAGTGTCGGTGCCATTTTCTATGTGGATAAAGAAATGGGCAAGCGTGCTCGCGGTTAA
- a CDS encoding LL-diaminopimelate aminotransferase yields the protein MAFLNEDYLKLPGSYLFAEIARRVTHFKEENPEADIIRLGIGDVTRPLPQASIEAMHKAVDEMAAADTFRGYGPEQGYTFLVEKIIAHDYASRGIHLGTDEVFVSDGSKSDVANIQEIFSRDCTVAITDPVYPVYLDTNVMAGRTGSIQEDGRFANVTYLPCNAENNFIPSLPSERVDMIYLCCPNNPTGTTLSKSELKKWVDYAKANKSIILFDSAYESYIRETDIPHSIYEIEGAKEVAIEFRSFSKTAGFTGTRCAYTVVPKELMAYAKSGEAHSLNPLWNRRHTTKFNGVPYIIQRGAEAIFSEAGQAQVQETINYYMENARIIREGLQKMGLTVFGGVNAPYIWLKTPAGIDSWGFFDKLLNEANIVGTPGAGFGPSGEGYFRLTSFGTRENTIRAIERIQTRLKV from the coding sequence ATGGCTTTTTTAAATGAAGACTACTTAAAATTACCAGGCAGCTATTTATTTGCGGAGATTGCCCGTCGCGTAACCCATTTCAAGGAAGAAAACCCAGAAGCGGACATTATCCGTTTGGGCATAGGAGACGTAACTCGTCCTTTGCCGCAGGCTTCTATTGAAGCTATGCACAAAGCAGTTGACGAAATGGCCGCGGCAGACACCTTCCGTGGTTATGGCCCGGAACAAGGTTACACCTTCTTGGTGGAAAAGATCATCGCCCATGACTACGCTAGTCGAGGCATCCATCTCGGAACTGACGAAGTCTTTGTCAGCGACGGTTCCAAAAGTGACGTCGCGAACATTCAGGAAATTTTTTCCCGGGACTGCACGGTAGCCATCACCGATCCAGTGTATCCGGTATACTTGGACACCAATGTGATGGCAGGCCGCACAGGCAGCATCCAGGAAGACGGCCGTTTTGCCAATGTCACGTACTTGCCCTGCAATGCAGAAAACAACTTCATCCCCTCCTTGCCGAGCGAGCGAGTGGACATGATTTATCTTTGCTGCCCTAATAACCCCACAGGCACAACGCTTTCCAAAAGTGAACTTAAAAAATGGGTAGATTACGCTAAAGCCAATAAATCCATTATCCTTTTTGATTCCGCTTATGAGTCTTACATCCGTGAGACGGACATTCCTCATAGTATTTATGAAATAGAGGGTGCCAAAGAAGTGGCTATCGAGTTCCGCTCTTTCTCAAAAACAGCTGGCTTTACCGGTACTCGCTGCGCCTACACGGTTGTTCCCAAAGAACTGATGGCCTACGCCAAGAGTGGCGAAGCCCATTCCCTTAATCCACTCTGGAACCGTCGTCACACTACCAAATTCAACGGCGTTCCCTATATCATTCAACGCGGCGCAGAAGCTATTTTCTCCGAAGCAGGCCAAGCCCAAGTACAAGAAACGATTAACTACTACATGGAAAACGCCCGCATTATTCGCGAAGGCCTGCAAAAAATGGGTCTCACCGTCTTCGGCGGCGTCAACGCTCCTTACATCTGGCTAAAGACTCCGGCAGGCATTGATTCTTGGGGCTTTTTCGATAAGCTGCTGAACGAAGCCAATATCGTCGGCACCCCCGGTGCAGGCTTCGGCCCTTCCGGTGAAGGCTATTTCCGGTTGACTTCCTTCGGCACCCGGGAAAACACCATTCGCGCTATTGAACGTATCCAAACTCGCCTCAAGGTCTAA
- a CDS encoding HAD family hydrolase, producing MIKVVCFDLDGTLLPMDQGRFIKGYIEALAAKVASVTPAQPFINALLEATAAMVRQPEAGRKNEERFWQQFYRRLPLPSGQMELLVDDFYRREFDGLQKTTYASEVAEEAVRAVKEAGRTAVLATNPLFPRLAVEKRLSWAGVAPELFAHITTYESEYYCKPDVRYYKDLLKRLCILPEECLMVGNDVEEDLIAGTIGVQTVLVTDCLINAKGLPETADHKVTLQQLPRLLQELLR from the coding sequence TTGATAAAGGTTGTTTGTTTTGATTTGGACGGAACGTTGCTGCCCATGGATCAGGGACGTTTTATTAAAGGGTATATAGAAGCCTTAGCCGCGAAGGTGGCGTCGGTTACGCCGGCGCAGCCTTTTATTAATGCTCTTTTGGAGGCGACGGCGGCGATGGTAAGGCAGCCGGAGGCGGGGCGGAAAAATGAAGAGCGATTTTGGCAGCAGTTTTATCGGCGGCTGCCATTGCCGTCAGGCCAAATGGAGCTTTTAGTAGACGATTTTTACCGACGAGAATTTGATGGCCTACAAAAAACAACGTATGCTTCCGAGGTGGCAGAAGAGGCGGTTCGTGCGGTCAAGGAAGCCGGCCGGACTGCGGTGCTGGCAACAAATCCTTTATTTCCTCGTTTGGCTGTGGAAAAACGCTTATCTTGGGCTGGAGTCGCCCCGGAACTGTTTGCACATATTACCACGTATGAGAGTGAATACTATTGTAAGCCAGATGTTCGTTACTATAAGGACTTGCTGAAGCGTCTGTGCATTTTGCCGGAAGAATGTTTGATGGTGGGGAATGATGTGGAAGAGGATTTGATTGCCGGCACGATTGGCGTGCAGACGGTTTTGGTAACGGATTGCCTGATCAATGCCAAAGGCTTACCGGAGACAGCGGACCACAAGGTGACGCTGCAGCAGCTGCCTAGGCTTTTGCAGGAATTGCTGCGTTAA